One part of the Mesomycoplasma conjunctivae genome encodes these proteins:
- the map gene encoding type I methionyl aminopeptidase encodes MAIIKTNQEVEKLKKSGALLAEVKQIIYDLVRPGISLKELDTIAFSEIKKRNAEPAFLNYHGFPATICASVNEKLIHGIPDDYIIKDGDVVSIDMGLIYQGYYSDSAFTKGVGQITYYDKKIIECTEQAFQAGFEAIKPGAYTGDIGFAIQEVVKKCGFYTPKDFCGHGIGSALHEDPNIFNEGQKAKGLKLKDNMVICIEPMLLQNSPKVKILKDGWSVVGLSGKNSAHFEQTILIKDGVGHILTGEIKK; translated from the coding sequence ATGGCAATTATAAAAACTAATCAAGAAGTTGAAAAACTAAAAAAAAGCGGAGCTCTCTTGGCAGAGGTTAAACAAATAATTTATGACCTTGTAAGACCAGGAATCTCACTTAAAGAACTTGACACCATCGCTTTTAGTGAGATTAAAAAACGTAATGCCGAGCCAGCATTTTTAAATTATCATGGTTTTCCGGCTACTATCTGCGCTTCTGTTAATGAAAAATTAATTCATGGAATTCCAGATGATTATATTATTAAAGATGGTGATGTAGTCTCTATTGATATGGGACTAATTTATCAAGGTTATTATTCTGATAGTGCTTTTACAAAAGGTGTTGGTCAAATAACCTATTATGACAAAAAAATTATAGAATGTACCGAGCAAGCCTTCCAAGCAGGTTTTGAGGCAATCAAACCGGGAGCTTATACTGGAGATATTGGTTTTGCTATCCAAGAAGTGGTCAAAAAGTGTGGATTTTATACACCAAAAGATTTTTGTGGACATGGAATTGGCAGCGCACTGCATGAGGATCCCAATATTTTCAATGAAGGTCAAAAAGCTAAAGGTTTAAAATTAAAAGATAACATGGTGATTTGTATTGAACCAATGTTGTTACAAAATTCACCGAAGGTAAAAATTTTAAAAGATGGCTGATCTGTAGTTGGGCTTAGTGGTAAAAATAGTGCCCATTTTGAACAAACTATCCTCATCAAAGACGGAGTAGGTCACATTCTAACAGGAGAAATTAAAAAATAG
- the rplQ gene encoding 50S ribosomal protein L17, with product MANPHQIYRRDATWRKHVLRSQATALLMHGSITTTLARAKELRKHVEKLITKGKKDTLAARRNVIKFIRHEKTKEGIYIMSHLFNNIAPKYKDRNGGYTRIIKLPARQGDSSKMAIIELV from the coding sequence ATGGCAAATCCACATCAAATTTATCGCCGTGATGCAACATGAAGAAAACATGTTCTTCGTTCACAAGCAACCGCACTTTTAATGCACGGAAGTATTACCACCACACTTGCAAGAGCAAAAGAATTAAGAAAACATGTTGAAAAATTAATTACTAAAGGTAAAAAAGATACTTTAGCAGCGCGGCGTAATGTTATAAAATTTATTCGTCATGAAAAAACTAAAGAAGGCATTTACATCATGTCTCACTTATTTAATAATATTGCTCCTAAATATAAAGACCGCAATGGTGGATATACAAGAATTATCAAATTGCCAGCACGTCAAGGTGATAGCTCAAAAATGGCGATTATTGAATTAGTTTAA
- the secY gene encoding preprotein translocase subunit SecY: MLKLVTRLFDKLANGYVNIKHKLTIVYNDKVLLRKIFFTFFLLTIFVICGTITIPGVRLSNFQIDSNSFLGVINTVGGGGLLNFSIVALGISPFITASLIMLIAQTKLFPPIHRLSQSGPHGRRKINIITRILTLVISLVQAVVLVRTVIDNDQLNFVILEDNSFGYRYLAIPLILIAGSLFALFLGEQITDKGVGNGTSLIIFSGIAVGLPRRFQFAFDYIVNTQGSASSINEILGFLSYLVGFLLLMLIVVFVYLAERKIPIQQTGSGMTKNVKEISTLPLKLNPAGIMPIIFSLIVISLPTLFTGFLDINTSAVRNWIANNLRVQDPLGLGLFIFFNIVFTVVMSLQQSRIDKISEDFAKNSTFIPGIRPGEQTEDYLIGVVLRLSVFSAIYLTLLGVLQPVQIMLGLPDAITFSGTSVIILATTALETLSQIKARRDAEKIIVKRKKINKNIAKSNTSKLNEKDLLW; this comes from the coding sequence ATGCTTAAATTAGTCACTAGATTATTTGATAAATTGGCAAATGGTTATGTAAATATCAAACACAAATTAACTATAGTATATAATGACAAAGTCTTATTGCGTAAAATCTTTTTTACCTTTTTTTTACTTACTATTTTTGTAATTTGTGGTACAATAACTATCCCTGGTGTGCGCTTAAGTAACTTTCAAATTGATAGCAATTCCTTTTTAGGAGTTATCAATACTGTTGGCGGTGGTGGTTTATTAAATTTTTCAATAGTAGCTTTGGGGATAAGTCCTTTTATTACAGCTTCGTTGATAATGCTAATTGCGCAAACCAAGTTGTTTCCGCCAATTCATCGACTTTCACAATCTGGTCCACATGGAAGACGAAAAATTAATATTATTACCAGAATTTTAACTCTGGTAATTTCTCTTGTCCAAGCAGTTGTTCTCGTGAGAACTGTTATTGATAATGATCAACTTAATTTTGTTATATTAGAAGATAATTCTTTTGGCTATCGCTATCTCGCAATTCCGCTTATTTTAATCGCAGGTTCACTTTTTGCTCTCTTTTTAGGTGAACAAATTACTGACAAAGGTGTCGGAAATGGAACATCGCTGATTATTTTTTCAGGAATTGCAGTTGGTCTTCCAAGAAGGTTCCAATTTGCTTTTGATTATATAGTAAATACTCAAGGAAGTGCTTCAAGTATTAATGAGATTTTAGGATTTCTTTCCTATTTGGTAGGATTTTTACTACTTATGCTCATTGTTGTCTTTGTTTATTTAGCAGAAAGAAAAATTCCCATCCAACAAACTGGATCGGGAATGACAAAAAATGTTAAAGAAATTTCGACCTTGCCGCTTAAGCTAAATCCTGCAGGAATTATGCCTATTATTTTCTCACTCATTGTGATTTCATTACCTACTTTATTTACAGGTTTTTTAGATATTAATACTTCAGCTGTAAGAAATTGAATTGCAAACAATTTACGTGTTCAAGATCCTCTTGGACTTGGTTTATTTATCTTTTTTAATATTGTTTTTACTGTTGTTATGTCATTACAACAGTCAAGAATTGATAAAATTTCAGAAGATTTTGCAAAAAATTCGACTTTTATTCCTGGAATTCGCCCAGGTGAGCAGACTGAAGATTATCTAATTGGGGTAGTTTTACGGCTTTCAGTTTTTAGTGCTATTTATTTAACCCTTTTAGGTGTTTTACAACCTGTACAAATAATGTTGGGACTACCAGATGCAATTACGTTTAGTGGTACTTCAGTTATTATTTTAGCAACTACAGCACTTGAGACTTTATCACAAATCAAAGCTCGTCGGGATGCAGAAAAAATTATTGTTAAAAGAAAAAAAATCAATAAAAATATTGCAAAATCTAACACTTCCAAACTCAATGAGAAAGACTTATTGTGGTAA
- the rpmJ gene encoding 50S ribosomal protein L36, producing MKVRASIKKMCKDCKIIKRKNTNRIICILAKHKQRQG from the coding sequence ATGAAAGTAAGAGCAAGTATTAAAAAAATGTGTAAAGACTGCAAAATTATTAAACGTAAAAATACTAATCGTATTATTTGCATATTAGCAAAACATAAACAAAGACAAGGATAA
- the rplO gene encoding 50S ribosomal protein L15 has protein sequence MAIKLNNLSPTPFSRPDKHRKGRGHAAGKGKQAGKGQSGQKKRGKVRLGFEGGQNPWYRRVPKVGFNNVNSIKYETFSLSDLDLKYQDNDIVSLESLYINRILRRKNLPAKLLANGELTKKLTIKVNAASEKAIEKVESLGGSVEIQ, from the coding sequence ATGGCAATTAAATTAAATAATTTATCTCCAACACCTTTTTCTCGCCCAGATAAACACAGAAAAGGGCGTGGTCATGCAGCTGGAAAAGGAAAACAAGCTGGTAAAGGTCAGTCAGGACAAAAAAAACGTGGTAAAGTACGTTTAGGTTTTGAAGGGGGACAAAACCCTTGATACCGTAGAGTGCCAAAAGTTGGTTTTAACAACGTAAACTCTATAAAATACGAAACTTTTAGTCTTTCTGATCTTGATTTAAAATATCAAGATAATGACATTGTTAGTCTTGAATCTCTCTATATTAACCGTATTTTAAGACGTAAAAACTTACCTGCAAAATTATTAGCAAATGGTGAGCTAACTAAAAAATTAACTATTAAAGTAAATGCCGCTAGTGAAAAAGCAATTGAAAAAGTTGAGTCTCTTGGGGGATCAGTCGAGATACAATAA
- a CDS encoding DNA-directed RNA polymerase subunit alpha has protein sequence MKKYAKVYYNENSIQQVSDFETTFELKPLERGLGNTIGNALRRTILSSVSSASVFAIKIANIDHEFSVLDNVVEDVVSILNNLKKIRFRYHEELFDNDQIQKVSFSGDKAGNIYAKDIDNTGGLEIVNQDQYIASVGKVGALKFEMFIIGGKGFTDFETNKKRVSDLAGKLQSDLLGTIIAVDSDFSPVVKVHYEANELNSSNPIVEERLVLNLKTDGTIFAKDALAEAAKILIAHLQLVSNTENLDQIADNFFEESRYHEEQPKKNLIDLSALDLSVRSLNALRRAQYYKVSDIQDLTQEELENIKNLGKKSVQEILDKLKEQGIELKSGD, from the coding sequence GTGAAAAAATATGCAAAAGTTTACTATAATGAAAATAGTATTCAACAAGTTAGCGATTTTGAAACTACTTTTGAGTTAAAACCTCTTGAGCGTGGTCTTGGTAATACTATTGGTAACGCCCTCAGAAGAACAATTTTATCTTCAGTTTCATCAGCTTCAGTTTTTGCAATTAAAATTGCCAACATTGATCACGAATTTAGTGTTCTTGATAATGTTGTTGAAGATGTTGTAAGTATTTTAAACAACTTAAAAAAAATTCGTTTTCGTTATCACGAAGAACTTTTTGATAATGATCAAATTCAAAAAGTTTCCTTCTCTGGTGACAAAGCCGGCAATATTTATGCAAAAGATATTGACAATACTGGCGGATTAGAAATTGTCAACCAAGATCAATATATTGCCTCTGTTGGTAAAGTTGGTGCTTTAAAATTTGAAATGTTTATTATTGGAGGTAAAGGATTTACAGATTTTGAGACCAATAAAAAAAGAGTTAGTGATCTTGCAGGCAAGCTGCAAAGTGATCTTTTGGGAACTATTATTGCAGTTGATAGTGATTTTTCACCAGTAGTTAAGGTTCACTATGAAGCCAATGAGCTTAACTCATCAAACCCAATTGTCGAAGAAAGATTGGTTCTCAATCTCAAAACTGATGGTACAATTTTTGCCAAAGATGCTTTAGCAGAAGCTGCAAAAATTTTAATTGCACACTTACAATTAGTTAGCAACACTGAAAATCTTGATCAAATTGCAGATAATTTCTTTGAAGAATCACGTTACCACGAAGAACAACCAAAAAAGAACTTAATTGATTTATCAGCACTTGATCTTTCTGTTAGATCTTTAAATGCACTTCGTCGTGCACAATATTACAAAGTTTCTGATATTCAAGATTTAACTCAAGAAGAATTAGAAAACATTAAAAATCTTGGTAAAAAATCTGTTCAGGAGATTTTGGACAAACTAAAAGAACAAGGAATTGAACTTAAGTCAGGAGATTAA
- the rpsH gene encoding 30S ribosomal protein S8, which translates to MAFISDPIADMLTRIRNATIRKHKSLVVAHSNKKVKILEIFKNEGYIREFVVSGDIKKEITIELKYKNSVSAISGLKRVSKPSLRVYAPASKIPKILSGYGTVIVSTSKGLLTDKQARKENVGGEIVAYIW; encoded by the coding sequence ATGGCATTTATTAGTGACCCAATAGCAGATATGCTAACTAGAATTAGAAATGCTACTATCCGAAAACACAAATCATTAGTAGTAGCACATTCTAATAAAAAAGTAAAAATTCTTGAGATCTTTAAAAACGAAGGTTACATTCGTGAATTTGTAGTCAGTGGTGATATTAAAAAAGAAATTACAATTGAGTTAAAATATAAAAATTCCGTGAGTGCAATTAGTGGTCTAAAAAGGGTATCAAAACCTTCACTTCGGGTTTATGCTCCAGCTAGCAAAATACCAAAAATTCTCTCCGGTTATGGAACTGTAATTGTTTCAACTTCCAAAGGATTACTTACAGATAAACAAGCGAGAAAGGAAAATGTAGGTGGTGAAATTGTTGCCTACATTTGATAA
- the rplR gene encoding 50S ribosomal protein L18 has protein sequence MALSRNQARKNKHARSIKKSTSSLSAATKYRIGVYKSLKHFYAYIFNPETKQVITSVTTLTNEKNSYGGNIAAAKSLAPQLAKKISELKLEDQNFIFDRSGYIYHGRVKAFAEELRNQGVKF, from the coding sequence ATGGCACTATCAAGAAATCAAGCAAGAAAAAATAAGCATGCAAGATCTATTAAAAAATCAACATCTTCTTTGTCAGCAGCTACTAAATATCGCATTGGTGTATACAAGTCTTTAAAACACTTCTATGCTTATATTTTTAATCCAGAGACCAAACAAGTCATCACCTCAGTTACTACCTTAACTAACGAAAAAAATAGCTACGGTGGTAATATTGCAGCAGCGAAAAGTTTAGCACCACAATTGGCAAAAAAAATCAGTGAATTAAAATTAGAAGATCAAAACTTTATTTTTGATCGTAGCGGTTATATTTATCACGGACGTGTCAAAGCATTTGCAGAAGAATTAAGAAATCAAGGAGTAAAATTCTAA
- the rpsE gene encoding 30S ribosomal protein S5, translating into MEAKQEVKMQPTQVIAPDKKNEKSEKPKRFSNPKRATQNKERFNKVVEFEERVIDVARVTTVVKGGRRFSFSAHAVVGNKKGKVGFGHGKANEVQDAIKKAVKDAQNNLISVPIVNGTIPHEVKNEKYLASKILLKPAPKGKGIVASNTVRAVVELAGYTDIYSKTYGSRTKINVVRAALKALQKLKTVKEIAELRDIDVKTLLQK; encoded by the coding sequence ATGGAAGCAAAACAAGAAGTAAAAATGCAACCAACTCAGGTAATTGCTCCTGATAAAAAAAATGAAAAATCAGAAAAACCAAAACGTTTTTCAAATCCAAAAAGAGCTACTCAAAACAAAGAACGTTTTAACAAAGTTGTTGAATTTGAAGAAAGAGTTATTGATGTAGCACGGGTAACTACTGTTGTTAAAGGTGGACGTCGTTTTTCCTTTTCAGCACATGCTGTTGTTGGTAACAAAAAAGGTAAAGTTGGTTTTGGTCACGGAAAAGCAAATGAAGTTCAAGATGCAATTAAAAAAGCAGTTAAAGATGCACAAAATAATTTAATTAGTGTTCCAATTGTTAATGGAACTATTCCGCATGAAGTGAAAAATGAAAAATATTTAGCTTCAAAAATTTTGCTCAAGCCAGCTCCAAAAGGAAAAGGAATTGTTGCCTCCAATACAGTTCGGGCAGTCGTTGAATTAGCAGGATATACTGATATTTATAGTAAAACTTATGGATCACGTACAAAAATCAACGTTGTTCGTGCGGCACTAAAAGCATTACAAAAATTAAAAACTGTCAAAGAAATCGCTGAACTTCGTGACATTGATGTCAAAACTCTCTTACAAAAATAA
- the infA gene encoding translation initiation factor IF-1, which produces MSKENKIVFPGLVTHVFNAQEYEVTLENGVKINCHIAGKMKLHHIKIIVGDQVKVEMSPYDLTKGRIVYRFK; this is translated from the coding sequence ATGTCAAAAGAAAATAAAATTGTCTTCCCGGGTTTAGTAACTCATGTTTTTAATGCTCAAGAGTACGAAGTAACCCTTGAAAATGGTGTAAAAATTAATTGCCATATTGCCGGAAAAATGAAACTACACCACATTAAAATTATCGTAGGTGATCAAGTTAAAGTGGAAATGTCACCTTATGATTTAACAAAGGGAAGAATTGTCTATCGCTTTAAATAA
- the rpsM gene encoding 30S ribosomal protein S13: MARILNIEIPNNKRIVIALTSIYGIGRSLASEIVAKTQLVQKEKFANQYPLITEDTKVKDLNEDILHIIRDIAKEYKTEGDLRRSVQTDIKRLIEIKCYRGIRHRKGLPVRGQVTQKNARTRKGPRKTIMGKKVKTK; encoded by the coding sequence ATGGCAAGAATATTAAATATTGAAATTCCAAATAACAAACGTATTGTAATCGCGCTTACTAGCATTTATGGGATTGGTCGTTCTCTAGCAAGTGAAATTGTTGCCAAAACTCAACTAGTACAAAAAGAAAAATTTGCAAATCAATACCCATTAATCACTGAAGATACCAAAGTAAAAGATTTAAATGAAGATATTTTACACATCATCAGAGACATTGCCAAAGAGTATAAAACAGAAGGTGATTTGCGCCGTTCAGTGCAAACTGATATTAAACGTCTAATTGAAATTAAATGTTATCGCGGAATCCGTCACCGTAAAGGTCTTCCTGTTCGTGGTCAAGTTACACAAAAAAATGCGCGTACACGTAAAGGACCTCGTAAAACTATTATGGGTAAAAAGGTAAAAACTAAATAG
- the rplF gene encoding 50S ribosomal protein L6 codes for MSRVGKRILTIPAGVEVTIEQSFVSVVGKLGKLQRSFSSFINIIKEDGKLSTARSSEEKHIKQLHGTTNALLQGMLTGVSSGFSKELKIKGVGYRASLKDNNLELLVGYSHPVNVAIPTDLSLELPNPTTVIVKGIDKQRVGQLAAEIRAIRKPNSYSGKGITYANEVLRLKEGKKASK; via the coding sequence ATGTCACGTGTCGGGAAACGTATACTAACAATTCCAGCAGGAGTTGAAGTGACAATTGAGCAATCTTTTGTCAGCGTTGTTGGTAAATTAGGAAAACTCCAACGTAGTTTTTCTAGCTTTATTAACATTATTAAAGAAGATGGTAAATTAAGTACAGCTCGTAGTTCTGAAGAAAAACATATCAAACAATTACATGGAACCACTAATGCTTTATTGCAAGGAATGTTAACTGGAGTCTCAAGTGGATTTAGTAAAGAACTCAAAATTAAAGGGGTTGGTTACCGTGCTAGTTTAAAAGATAATAATTTAGAACTCTTAGTTGGTTATTCACACCCTGTCAATGTTGCAATACCTACTGATTTAAGTCTTGAATTACCAAACCCAACAACTGTTATTGTTAAAGGAATTGACAAGCAAAGAGTTGGGCAATTAGCTGCAGAAATTCGCGCAATTCGTAAACCAAATTCCTATTCAGGAAAAGGAATTACCTATGCAAATGAAGTATTAAGACTAAAAGAAGGGAAAAAAGCTTCTAAATAA
- a CDS encoding adenylate kinase family protein translates to MNKFNQKHFIFLGAPGSGKGTLATALANLTKIKHISTGDIFRSKIKQDQVFAEKINTIVSQGLYVPDDITNPLVLEAISSLDAKQGFILDGYPRTLAQANFLEENNFQFDGVIHLDVAEEIIINRISLRRFCPTCKRVYHLEFRPPVDGKFCQDDNSEVVIRKDDQPEVIKKRFEIYKQETAPLIEYYRQKNLLFTVDSSRPAEDLAKEIIEKWQL, encoded by the coding sequence ATGAATAAATTTAATCAAAAACACTTTATTTTCTTAGGTGCACCCGGCTCTGGAAAAGGCACATTAGCTACCGCTTTGGCAAACTTAACAAAAATTAAGCATATTTCAACTGGTGATATTTTTCGAAGTAAAATTAAACAAGATCAAGTCTTTGCAGAAAAAATCAACACTATTGTCTCACAAGGTTTATATGTGCCAGATGATATTACCAATCCTTTAGTTTTAGAAGCTATTTCATCCTTAGATGCCAAACAAGGTTTTATTCTCGATGGTTATCCAAGAACATTAGCACAAGCTAATTTTTTAGAAGAAAATAATTTTCAATTTGATGGCGTAATTCATCTTGATGTTGCCGAAGAAATTATCATTAATCGTATTAGTCTTCGTCGTTTTTGCCCAACATGTAAACGTGTTTATCACTTGGAATTTCGACCTCCTGTTGATGGCAAATTTTGTCAAGATGACAATAGCGAAGTCGTGATTCGCAAAGATGACCAACCTGAAGTTATTAAAAAGCGTTTTGAAATTTATAAGCAAGAAACTGCGCCTTTAATTGAGTATTATCGTCAAAAAAATCTTTTGTTTACAGTTGATTCCTCACGTCCTGCTGAAGATTTAGCTAAAGAAATTATTGAAAAATGGCAATTATAA
- the rpsK gene encoding 30S ribosomal protein S11 — translation MAKKEKVKKVKSKNITTGIVHIHSSHQNTIVSFTDKLGNVISWSSAGHIGFKGTKKKTAYAASLAANAAAERAKEHGIKEVIVELKGTGQGKEAAKKQILTAGINIIQVKDVTPIPHNGTRPPRKYFKRLEKR, via the coding sequence ATGGCAAAAAAAGAAAAAGTTAAAAAAGTTAAAAGTAAAAACATTACAACTGGAATTGTACACATTCACTCTTCACACCAAAATACAATTGTTAGTTTTACCGATAAATTAGGAAATGTGATTTCTTGATCATCAGCTGGACATATTGGTTTTAAAGGGACCAAGAAAAAAACTGCTTATGCAGCTAGTTTAGCAGCCAATGCAGCAGCAGAGCGAGCTAAAGAACATGGAATTAAAGAAGTTATTGTTGAACTCAAAGGAACAGGACAAGGAAAAGAAGCAGCTAAAAAACAAATTTTAACAGCTGGTATTAATATTATCCAAGTTAAAGATGTAACTCCAATTCCACACAATGGAACTCGTCCTCCAAGAAAATACTTTAAAAGATTAGAAAAAAGATAA